A window of Nocardiopsis sp. Huas11 genomic DNA:
TCCGACCTGCGCCTTGTCGGCGCGTCCGCTGCCGGTGATGGCGGCCTTGGCCTCGCTGGGGGTGTGCAGGGCGACGGGCAGCCCGCGCCGGGCGGCGCAGACCAGGGCGATGCCGCTGGCCTGGGCGGTGCCCATGACCGTGCTCAGGTTGTGCTGGGCGAAGACGCGCTCGACGGCCACGGCGTCGGGCCGGTGGAGGTCGAGCCAGGCGTCGATGCCGCGTTCGATGGCCACGAGGCGCTGGGGGAGGTCGTCGTCGGGACTGGTCCGGACGGCGTCGGCCCCGAGCAGGGTCAACGGGCGGCCGATGGCGCCTTCGACGGCGCCGACACCGCACCGAGTGAGCCCTGGGTCGATCCCCACCACGCGCACCTGCGCCACCCTTCTCGAACGTCCGTTCGCACCATGCTAGCGGCGGCCTCCGACCCCCGCCGCCCGCCACCCTAGGCGTGTCGGCCCTGCCGGGGCTCTACTGGCGGTGATTCGGGCGCGATGCCGTGGGCGATCATGCCCAGAGCCTCCTCGAAGGCGTCGTCGCCGTCGGGGTCACCGCCCTCCCGCAGCGCGGCGGCCAGGGTCGGCGTTCCCGCCGTGAGCGCGGCGCGCTGTTCCTCGGACAGGTGCTCGGGGGGCGTGGCGCCCTCGTCCTCGTGGCGCCGGCGGTCGGCCTGCCGCTGCAGGACC
This region includes:
- the ruvC gene encoding crossover junction endodeoxyribonuclease RuvC → MRVVGIDPGLTRCGVGAVEGAIGRPLTLLGADAVRTSPDDDLPQRLVAIERGIDAWLDLHRPDAVAVERVFAQHNLSTVMGTAQASGIALVCAARRGLPVALHTPSEAKAAITGSGRADKAQVGHMVARILRLDSPPKPADAADAVALAICHIWRGGAQARVAQAQQDFARKVELARQARGR
- a CDS encoding TetR/AcrR family transcriptional regulator C-terminal domain-containing protein; the encoded protein is MERPRVGEAQRDDDRHECQYGRGRGVRGPRACARRGGALIDHYVVGSVLQRQADRRRHEDEGATPPEHLSEEQRAALTAGTPTLAAALREGGDPDGDDAFEEALGMIAHGIAPESPPVEPRQGRHA